The Primulina tabacum isolate GXHZ01 chromosome 16, ASM2559414v2, whole genome shotgun sequence genome window below encodes:
- the LOC142528620 gene encoding F-box/kelch-repeat protein At5g60570-like — MDSKANKLAKFMFSSFDRNKSNVTCMVSEDIKKKLRGEDDDGHCIIESSDSFLPGLLDDVALTCLARAYRSDYASLSFLNARFNRLIKIGYLYELRRQLGIVEHWIYMVCDPRGWEAFDPFRKKWMRLPKIPCDDCFNCADKESLAVGSELLVFGRELFEFAIWKYSLTRRDWVKCEGMNHPRCLFASGSLGSITIIAGGSDKDGNVLKSAELYNSVTGKWEMLPSMHSPRRLCSGFFMDKNFYVIGGMTSPTDSLTCGEEFDLNTRKWRKIEGMYPNVNRAAHAPPLVAVVDNRLYAVEYATNMVKKYNKEKNSWDEVGRLPVRADSSNGWGLAFKSCGEALLVVGGQRGPEGEAIVLNSWHPKSGVKNDTLDWKIIGVKEHSGVFVYNCAIMGC, encoded by the coding sequence ATGGATTCGAAAGCCAACAAGCTAGCAAAGTTTATGTTTTCATCATTTGATCGAAATAAGTCAAATGTTACTTGTATGGTTAGTGAAGATATAAAAAAGAAATTGAGAGGAGAAGATGATGATGGCCATTGCATTATTGAATCAAGTGATTCTTTTCTCCCTGGTTTGCTTGATGACGTTGCATTGACGTGTCTTGCTCGAGCTTATAGATCAGATTATGCTTCTTTGTCATTCTTAAATGCAAGATTCAATAGGCTGATTAAAATTGGGTATTTGTATGAGCTGAGAAGGCAGTTGGGGATTGTGGAGCATTGGATCTATATGGTTTGTGATCCAAGAGGGTGGGAGGCATTTGATCCCTTCAGGAAGAAGTGGATGAGATTGCCTAAAATTCCTTGTGATGACTGTTTTAATTGTGCTGATAAGGAGTCATTGGCGGTGGGGAGTGAGTTGTTGGTTTTCGGACGTGAGCTGTTCGAATTCGCCATTTGGAAGTACAGCCTGACTCGCCGTGATTGGGTCAAGTGTGAAGGAATGAATCATCCTCGTTGTCTTTTTGCCTCAGGTAGTCTTGGATCAATAACCATTATAGCTGGAGGAAGCGACAAGGATGGGAATGTTTTGAAATCTGCCGAGCTTTACAATTCTGTAACTGGTAAATGGGAAATGTTACCGAGCATGCACTCTCCTCGTAGATTATGCTCTGGATTTTTCATGGataaaaatttttatgttattgGTGGAATGACTAGTCCCACCGACTCATTAACTTGTGGGGAGGAATTTGACCTCAATACAAGAAAGTGGAGAAAAATCGAGGGCATGTATCCCAATGTCAACAGAGCAGCGCATGCACCTCCTCTTGTTGCAGTAGTTGACAACCGACTCTATGCTGTCGAATATGCAACTAACATGGTGAAGAAGTATAACAAAGAAAAGAACTCTTGGGACGAAGTAGGGAGACTTCCAGTTAGGGCTGACTCATCAAATGGTTGGGGTCTTGCTTTCAAGTCCTGTGGAGAGGCACTGCTTGTTGTGGGTGGTCAAAGGGGTCCTGAAGGTGAAGCTATTGTCTTGAATTCCTGGCATCCAAAGTCGGGAGTCAAGAATGACACTTTGGATTGGAAAATTATTGGAGTGAAGGAGCATTCAGGTGTCTTTGTCTACAATTGTGCTATCATGGGTTGCTGA